TACGCGCACGGGCTGTCGTATTTTTCCAACGACCCCACGGCGTGCGTGAACTGCCACATCATGCGCGAGCAGTTCGACGGCTGGCTGAAGGGCCCGCACCATGCCGTCGCCACCTGCAACGACTGCCACACGCCGCACAGCTTCATCCCGAAATACCTCAGCAAGGCCGAAAACGGCTTCTGGCACTCCAAGGGTTTCACGCTCCAGGATTTTCACGAGCCGATCATCATCCGCAAACGGAACATCGCCGTGCTCCAGGAAAACTGCGTGTCCTGCCACCAGCAGATCGTGGATGGCATCAACACCCACCCCGGCGACCCGCAGAAGATGCTCGATTGTCTCCATTGTCACCGCGAGGTCGGCCACGGGCCGATGAAGTGAACTTTCATTCAACCGCCACGAATGAACACGAATACACTCGAATCAGAACCAACCCAACGCGCGCGTCATCCTGAGCCGTGCGAAGGATCCAAGGGGAAGTCGCATCACGCGCCGTCTGCCTGGATCCTTCGCTGCGCTCAGGATGACGGTGCGGGGAGTTTTGCGACGTTCGGGTCGTTCATCCGTAGATTTATAACCTAGCTGCCTCGCCCCTCCCGCCATGAAAACCACCCCCGACTCCCGTCAGCACGGCCTCGCCACCTGGGCGCTCATCGCGATCCTCGCCGCCACGGCCGGCGCCACCTTTCTCACGCTGATGCTCTACCAGAACATCGTCGCCCGGAAGGCCGAGGCCACCAAGGACGTGTTCCGCGTCGTCGAGGTGAGCGACGAGACCGTGGACCCCGCGATCTGGGGCAAGAACTACCCGCGCCAATACGACAGCTACCGGCGCACCGTGGACACCGAGCGCACGAACCACGGTGGCAGCGAGGCCTTCCAGCACCTCGACAAGGATCCGGTGTGGCGCCGGCTGTTTGCGGGCTACGCCTTCGCCGTGGATTACCGCGAGGAACGCGGCCACGCCTACATGCTCATCGATCAGCGCGAGACGGAGCGAGTGAAGAACTTCAAGCAGCCCGGCGCCTGCCTCCAGTGCCACGCCTCCGCGGTGGACACCTACCGCAAGGAGGGCATCAAGGCCGGCATCCCCGCGGGCAAGGAGCATTGGGAAGAGCAGATTCAGAAGGGCTTCGAGGTCGTCTGCGCCATGCCCTACAGCGAGGCGACCAAACTCGTGGAGCATCCGGTCTCCTGCATCGACTGTCACGACGCCGAGACCATGAACCTGCGCGTCAACCGCCCCGGCTTCCTCAACGGCATCCGCGCGCTCGCCAATTCCGACTACCCGACGCCGCACCTGCCCAGCATCGAGCGCTGGCGCAAGGACGGTCGCAAGGGGCGCTATGAGCCCAACTCGGACGCCACGCGCCAGGAAATGCGCTCGATGGTCTGCGCGCAGTGCCACGTCGAATATTACTTCAAGGGCGACAAGAAGCTCGTGACCTACCCGTGGGACAAGGGCCTGAAGGTCGAGCAGATCGAGACCTACTACAACGAGGTCGGGCACACCGACTTCAAGAACAAGGAGAGCGGCGCGCCCATCCTGAAGGCCCAGCACCCGGAGTTCGAGATGTGGAGCCAGGGCATTCATGCCCGCAGCGGTGTGGCCTGCGCCGACTGCCACATGCCTTATGTCCGCGAGGGCGCCATCAAGGTCAGCAACCACCATGTCCGCTCCCCGCTGCTCAACGTCGCCCAGGCCTGCCAGTCCTGTCACCGTATCCCCGAGCAGGAAATCAAGGCGCGAGCGCTCCTTGTGCAGGACCGCAACGCCGCGCTGCTCACGCGCGGCGAGGCGGCGGTGGTCGGCCTGTTGGACGCCATCGCCTTGGCCCAGAAAGCCGGCGCCACCGACGATCAGCTCAAAACCGCCCGAGACCTGCACCGCAAGGCGCAGTGGCGCCTCGACTTCGTGGCGGCCGAAAACTCGATGGGCTTCCACGCCCCGCAGGAGGCTGCGCGCATCCTCGCCGAGGCGATCGACTATGCCCGCCAGGGCGAAATCGCCGTTGCGAAGGAGACCAGGCCGGCGGGCGGCGGTGCCGTTGCGGGCGCCCTGAAGTAAGTTCGGGTGGCATGGGTCTCCCGACTCATGCTGCCGCGCGCCGAATGGATCGCGGGTCGTGAGATCCGCGGCACATCGCCAAAACATGAATCGCGGCACGCCCACAGTAATTCCCGAATTCCCGCCCGACGCCTCGCTGGCCCGGCGCTTCCGCGTCGCGTGGGGGTTCTTGCTCGTCTCCGTCCTGATTGGCCTCGGCTTGCGGCTCCAGTGGGTGTGGCCGTGGACGACGCTGGAATACAACCACCTGCTTCACGCGCACTCGCACGTCGCCTTCCTCGGGTGGGTGTTCAACGCGTTTCTGGTCGTCGCGCTGCGGCATTTCGTGCCGCCGGAGGAGACGCGCGACTACGACCGGATCTGGTGGGCGATGCAGCTCGCCGTGCTGGGCATGCTGGGCACGTTTCCCTTCCAGGGCTACGCCCCGGCCAGCATCGCTTTTTCCACGCTGCACATGGCCGCGGCGTTCGTGTTCGCGGTGAAGCTCTGGCGCCGGAACCGCGCGGTCCCGGCGGCGCGGCCGCATCTGCGGCTGGCGCTCGCGTTTATGATCCTGTCCGGCGGCGGGCCGCTCGCCCTCGGCGTGTTGCCGGCGCTGGGGCTGCGCGAGTCGCCCGCCTACACGCTCGCGATCTATTTCTACCTGCACTGCCAATACAACGGCTGGTTTCCGTTTTTCCTGCAGGCCCTGCTGCTGCAACGCGCGCAGGAGCGGGGCTGGCGCGTGGATGACACCGCCGCAACCGGCGCCGCGTGGTGGCTCGCCGTCGGCGGGTTACTGACCTTTGCGCTTTCGACGCTTTGGTGCGGACCGCCGGCCGTGGTCGGCTGGATTGCGGTAGCGGGCGGCGTGATGCAGGCTGTCGGCGCGGTGCGTTTTGTCTGCGCCGTGCGCGGCGTGCCTTTGCCGGCTGACCGAGTCGTGCGTTTGTTGGCGTTTGTTGCCCTGGGGGCCTGGCTGCTCAAACATGTCCTGCACCTTGCCGGCCCCTGGCCCGGGCTCGCCGAACTCACCCAGCAGCGCTTCGTGGCCATCGCCTTCCTGCATCTCGTTTTTCTCGGTCTCGTGACGCCCGCTCTGCTTGTCTGGGCGCACGGGTGCGGTTGGTTGCCGGCCGGAGCGCGGTTGCGGTTGGGCGCGGGTCTGTTGCTCGCGGGCACGGCGATCACGGAGTCTTTGCTGGTAGTGCCGACCTTCGTGGGTGGTCTGCCGTTCGGCTGGATGCTGCCGCTGCCCCTGTTGGTCGCCTCCGCCCTTATCGTGGCGGGGGTGGCGGTGCTCCGGCCGCGCGGGTCCGATTTGCCGGCGGCATGACCTGCGTCAAGGCGCGCGGCGCGGCCTTGGGCTAGGGTGGGGCGTTCGCCATGCCATGAGAACCACCCTCTATTATACCTTGCTGACGCTCCATATTCTCGGCGCCACGATTTGGACCGGCGGACACGTCGTGCTGGCCACAACGGTGTTGCCGCGGGCGCTGCGCGCAAAACGCGCATCTATCCTCACCGATTTCGAGCAGGGCTACGAACGCGTCGGCATGCCCGCTTTGGCCGTGCAGATTGTCACCGGTCTGTGGCTGGCGCACCGGCTGCTCGGCGCGCCGGCGAACTGGTTCAGCGACGCGCCGCTCGCGCACATCGTGCACGTGAAAATCCTCTGCCTCGCGGGCACTGCCGCGCTGGCGATCCATGCCAAGACACGCGTCATCCCGCGCCTCAACGACGACAACCTCCCGGTGATGGCCTGGCACATTGCCGGCGTCACGGGGCTCTCCGTGCTCTTTGTGCTGGCCGGCGCCAGTGCGCGTCTGGGCGGTTTTCCCTTTTTTCAACCCTGAACCAAAACCGCCATGTCCGCCGCCCTCCTTCCCTCCGACCAAGCCGCCGTATGCCCGCTGACGGCTCCCGCGCAAAATGTAGCCCACGGCATCGTGAGCCAGGCTGTGCTCACCGCGCCCGGCCTGCGCGTGACGCTGTTCCGTTTTGCCGCCGGTCAGGAACTGTCCGAGCACACGACCCCGGCCCGCGCGCTGGTGCAGGTGTTGGCGGGCGTCTGCGAGTTCACGTTTCCCGACCGCAAACAAAGGATGGTCGCGGGCGATCTCCTGCACATGCCGCCGAAGCTGCCGCACGCCGTGCGCGCTGTCGAGGATCTGACGATTCTCATCACGCAGGCGACGCCGCCGGCCAAGCCGCTTGATTAGCCAGAGAGACGCAGAGACACAAAGACTGGGTCGATCAGAACTTTGTGACGTCGAGTCTTTGTGGTGAACATCTCCGATTAAGAAACCAACGCATCCCGCTCCCGATAGAACGCCCGGAGGGACTCAGCCTCGGCGGTGAAGGCCACGCCGTCGAGGAACGTCGCCCAGCCGGCTTCCTCGTGGCGCACGCCGAGCAGGAGTTCGCGCAGGATGAGCACGTTCCAATCGTGCGAGACGTGCAGGTCGAGCCGCCGGCCGCCGGCGACGGGCTCCCGCAACCTGGCCGTGACGTAGGCGAGTTTGCGCCGGGCGATATCGGGCGCGCGCAGGATCAGCTGCTCCGAGACCTGGTTGGTGAACCAGAGCCGCACAAACTTCTCGCCATGCAGGCCGCTCAGCCGGCCCGTCTCGATTTGGTCGAGGATGTAGGCGACGCCCAGTTCCGGCCGCGTGCCCACCAGTTCGACGTTCAGCCCCGCCCGCGCTGCGCCGGCCGCGACGCGCTCGGCCGTCTGCTGGCAGCGTTTGACCGGACTGTGAAAGAGGCGCACCCGGTCGAAGCCGCGGATCGCCGCGCCGAAGGCCTCGGCGTCGCGGTGCCCCGCCTCCGTCAGCTCCGCCGCCAGCGGTTCGCGCGGATCCGCGATCGGGTGGCGGGCGGCGTGGCGCAGCACGGCGGCGGCGCGGTCCGCCGGGAGGGTGGAGAGGGTGGCAAGCAGTTCGCTTCCTTGCATGCCCACGGTGATGCGCGCTCCGTGGCCCGACGGTCAAGTCGCCAGACGGCACACTTCAGGCGCGACTTGCGCGCAAACCCCGTGCTAGCTTGCGCCCGATGCCGACCGCCCCACGCGCCGCCGATCTCAAGCTAACCGGACTCGTCAGTTCCCTGCGTTGCTGCCAGCTCTTCACCGGGTTGTCACCGGAGGACCTGGCCGCCATCGCCGGCTTCACTTTGGTGCTGCGGCTGGCCAAGGACGATTATCTCTTCCACGAGGGCGAATCTTCGCGTGGTTTCTACGTCGTGCAGACCGGCGCGATCAACGTGCACCGCGTGAGCGCCGCCGGCAAGGAGCAGGTCATCCACGTGTTCCGCATGGGCGAGTCGTTTGCCGAGGCGGCACTGGCCTCGGCCACCGGTTATCCGGCCAACGCGCGCGCGGTCGAGCCTTCCACCGTGCTGCTGATCCCCAAGGCCCCCATCCTCGAGCTGATCGGCCGCCGGCCGGATCTCGCGCTGCGCATGCTCGGCTCCATGAGCGCGCACCTGCGCGTGCTGGTGGGCGCCCTGGACGACCTCACGCTCAAGGATGTCGAGACCCGCATGCTCAACTGGCTGGTGAAGCACGGGCGTGACGCGAAGGACGGGGTCATCGAGCTGCCCGGCACCAAGCGGGTGCTCGCGGCAGAACTGGGCACCAGCAGCGAAACGCTTTCCCGCACGCTGGCCCGGTTGCGCGATGACCGGCTCATTACGGTCGCAGCCAAGAGTATCAAGGTGCACGACGCCGCCCGGCTCGGGTCGATGCTACGCCGCAATCTCGGCGAAGTCGGCGCGCCGGGTGCTTGACGCCGGTCAAGGCCCCGCCGGACGTTCCGGCGCATACTCCCGCAGGAATCCGCCCCATGGCCCTGACCGATCCCGCTCTTCCCGCACCTTTGTTCGACCGCCTCGGTGGTCGTCCGCGTTTGCTGCAAATGCTGCGGTATTTCTACGCCGACGTCCGTCAGCATCAGGAGATCGCGCCGATTTTTGCCGCGCACATCCACGACTGGCCGGCCCATTTGGAAAAGATCGCTGACTTTTGGTCGGGCGCGACCGGCGGCCCGGCGCGCTACGCCGGCCCCATGCCCTTCAAGCATGTGTCCCTCGGACTGGAGGAGAGGCATTTCGCGGCCTGGCTCGGGCTCTGGGCCCGGCATTGCCGCGCCCACCTGCCGGCGCGGGAAGCCGGGGAGCTGATCGCCCTGGCCGAAGGCATCGGCCAGCGGTTGCGTCAGATCATCACCCTGCACGGCGGCGGAAAATTTCCGCCCGCTTGATCCGCATCAAGGCAAGGCGGCCGCCAGGCGGGTAGGGTGGGGCTCCATCATGAGCACCACGACCCTGTCTGACCTCACTCCCGACTCCCGCATCGGCGATCTCGTCGCCACCCGTCCCGGCCTCGCCCGGATTTTTGAAGAGCTGCGCATCGACTACTGTTGCGGCGGCAAGCAAAGCCTGGCGGCCGCCAGTGAAAGCCGCGGACTTTCCGTCACCACCGTCATCGCACTGCTGGACGCCGCTGCCGCCGCGCTGGCCTCCGGTCCGGCGGAAGTGGATGCCGCGGGCATGTCGCTGAAGGACCTGGCCGACCACATCGAGCATACCCATCACGCCTACCTGAAGGAAGAGTTGCCGCGCCTGGCCGAGATGGCGGAGCGCGTGGCCTACAAGCACGGTCATCGCGATGCGCGGTTGCAGGAGATGGCCACCACGGTCGTCAGCCTGACCCAGGAAATGTTCCAGCACATGCACAAGGAGGAGGCGGTGCTGTTTCCGCTGGTCCGGCAGATCGAGGGCGGCCTCCGCGGGGGCTTTGCCTCCTCGATCGGCGACCCGATCCGCTGCATGGAAGAAGAACATGACAGTGCCGGTCGCGCGACGGAGCGGCTGCGGGAGCTGACCGACGGGTTCACGCCCGATGCGGACGCCTGCAACACCCACCGCGCCCTGCTGCACGGGCTGGCCCGCTTCGAGGCCGACCTGCACCGCCACGTGCACAAGGAGAACAACGTGATGTTCCCGCGGGCGCTGGCCCTGGTCTCGGCCTGAGCCCTCGCGGCAGCCGCACAATCCCCGCCCGCAGCCGGGCAAGATCCGCGCACCCGGAACGGGTGAGGGGGAGTATAGTATCGTTGCCATGAAAACGATCCTAGTTCCCCTCGACCTTTCGCCGGCGACGGTGCGGGTCTGCGACACGGCCAGCGACCTCGCCCGGCTCACCGGGGCCAGGCTCATCCTGATGCACATCGTCCAGCCGCCCCCGGTGATGATGAGCGAAGTCTATGCGTTCGACGACGGCAAGCTGACCGAACTGGTCGGTGCCGCCAAAAAGATCGCCGCCCGCAAGCTCCGTGCCGTGGAGCACCGGTGCGAGAAACGCGGATTGCTGACGACGTCGGTGCTGCGCGAGGGCGCACCCGTCGCCGCCATCCTCGCCAAGGCGGCCTCGGCCCACGCCAGTTGCATCGTGATGGGCAGCCACGGCCACGGCGCGATCTACGACCTGCTGGTCGGGAGCACCACCCATGGCGTGTTGAAAAAGGCGCCGTGTCCGGTGCTGGTGGTGCCGCCGGCCGGCCGACGGGCGCCGCGCGGAGGCTAGAAAGCCCGCTGCTAGGCCTGCTTAGCCGCTCTGGTGACGGAGCGGCGGGATAATATCGTATTTGCACCCGGCCGACAGAACGCTTGTGTGAAGGCGTGGTTACCACGTCTGACAATGCCCGCCACAGCCGGGAACTGGTCCGCCAGCTCCGGGAATCGGATATTTTCAAGGATTACGAGAAGGCTTTCCGTGAGACAACCGGTCTGCCGATCAACCTGCGGCCCATCGAGGCCTTCGACCTGCCGCACCACAACGACCCCAAGGAGGCGCCCTTCTGCGCCCTCATGGCGAAGACCAACCAGACCTGCGCCGCCTGCCTGCAGCTCCAGCGCAAGGTTGAGGAGGAGGCCCGCATGGAGCCGAAGACGCTCAAGTGCTTCGCCGGTCTATGTGACTCCGCCGTGCCCGTGCGGGTGGGCGAGAACCTCGTGGCTTTCCTCCAGACCGGCCAGATCCTCCTGCACAAGCCCAGCGGCCGCGATTTCAAGAAGGTCACCCGCGAACTTATCAACTACGGCGTCGATGCCGACCTGAAGAAGCTGGAGGAGGCCTGGTTCCAGACCCGCGTCCTGGAGAAGAAGCAATACGAGGCCGTGCTCCGCCTGCTGACCATCTTCGCCCAGCACCTCGCCTCGCTGAGCAACCAGCTCATGGTGGCGGCCAAACAGGCCGAGTCGCCCATGATCACCCGGGCGAAGGTCTATATCGCCGAGCACCAGCACGAGGAAATGTCCCTGCGCCAGGTCGCCGGCGCGGTGAACACGAGCGCGTTTTATTTCTGCAAGATGTTCAAGCAGGCCACGGGCCTGACCTTCACCGACTATCTCGCCCGCGTGCGCGTCGAGAAGGTGAAAAACCTGCTCTTGAACCCGCACAAGCGCATCAGCGAGGCCGCCTACGAGGCGGGCTTCCAGTCGCTATCG
This DNA window, taken from Oleiharenicola lentus, encodes the following:
- a CDS encoding cupin domain-containing protein gives rise to the protein MSAALLPSDQAAVCPLTAPAQNVAHGIVSQAVLTAPGLRVTLFRFAAGQELSEHTTPARALVQVLAGVCEFTFPDRKQRMVAGDLLHMPPKLPHAVRAVEDLTILITQATPPAKPLD
- a CDS encoding group III truncated hemoglobin, encoding MALTDPALPAPLFDRLGGRPRLLQMLRYFYADVRQHQEIAPIFAAHIHDWPAHLEKIADFWSGATGGPARYAGPMPFKHVSLGLEERHFAAWLGLWARHCRAHLPAREAGELIALAEGIGQRLRQIITLHGGGKFPPA
- a CDS encoding histidine phosphatase family protein, which produces MQGSELLATLSTLPADRAAAVLRHAARHPIADPREPLAAELTEAGHRDAEAFGAAIRGFDRVRLFHSPVKRCQQTAERVAAGAARAGLNVELVGTRPELGVAYILDQIETGRLSGLHGEKFVRLWFTNQVSEQLILRAPDIARRKLAYVTARLREPVAGGRRLDLHVSHDWNVLILRELLLGVRHEEAGWATFLDGVAFTAEAESLRAFYRERDALVS
- a CDS encoding universal stress protein — translated: MKTILVPLDLSPATVRVCDTASDLARLTGARLILMHIVQPPPVMMSEVYAFDDGKLTELVGAAKKIAARKLRAVEHRCEKRGLLTTSVLREGAPVAAILAKAASAHASCIVMGSHGHGAIYDLLVGSTTHGVLKKAPCPVLVVPPAGRRAPRGG
- a CDS encoding CopD family protein — its product is MRTTLYYTLLTLHILGATIWTGGHVVLATTVLPRALRAKRASILTDFEQGYERVGMPALAVQIVTGLWLAHRLLGAPANWFSDAPLAHIVHVKILCLAGTAALAIHAKTRVIPRLNDDNLPVMAWHIAGVTGLSVLFVLAGASARLGGFPFFQP
- the nrfH gene encoding cytochrome c nitrite reductase small subunit — encoded protein: MTLPPPRTRMLLLVAIAATLGLFAGLGGYTFTYAHGLSYFSNDPTACVNCHIMREQFDGWLKGPHHAVATCNDCHTPHSFIPKYLSKAENGFWHSKGFTLQDFHEPIIIRKRNIAVLQENCVSCHQQIVDGINTHPGDPQKMLDCLHCHREVGHGPMK
- a CDS encoding Crp/Fnr family transcriptional regulator, giving the protein MPTAPRAADLKLTGLVSSLRCCQLFTGLSPEDLAAIAGFTLVLRLAKDDYLFHEGESSRGFYVVQTGAINVHRVSAAGKEQVIHVFRMGESFAEAALASATGYPANARAVEPSTVLLIPKAPILELIGRRPDLALRMLGSMSAHLRVLVGALDDLTLKDVETRMLNWLVKHGRDAKDGVIELPGTKRVLAAELGTSSETLSRTLARLRDDRLITVAAKSIKVHDAARLGSMLRRNLGEVGAPGA
- a CDS encoding PocR ligand-binding domain-containing protein translates to MVTTSDNARHSRELVRQLRESDIFKDYEKAFRETTGLPINLRPIEAFDLPHHNDPKEAPFCALMAKTNQTCAACLQLQRKVEEEARMEPKTLKCFAGLCDSAVPVRVGENLVAFLQTGQILLHKPSGRDFKKVTRELINYGVDADLKKLEEAWFQTRVLEKKQYEAVLRLLTIFAQHLASLSNQLMVAAKQAESPMITRAKVYIAEHQHEEMSLRQVAGAVNTSAFYFCKMFKQATGLTFTDYLARVRVEKVKNLLLNPHKRISEAAYEAGFQSLSQFNRVFRKIAGEAPTVWREKLQRQSAAG
- a CDS encoding ammonia-forming cytochrome c nitrite reductase subunit c552 yields the protein MKTTPDSRQHGLATWALIAILAATAGATFLTLMLYQNIVARKAEATKDVFRVVEVSDETVDPAIWGKNYPRQYDSYRRTVDTERTNHGGSEAFQHLDKDPVWRRLFAGYAFAVDYREERGHAYMLIDQRETERVKNFKQPGACLQCHASAVDTYRKEGIKAGIPAGKEHWEEQIQKGFEVVCAMPYSEATKLVEHPVSCIDCHDAETMNLRVNRPGFLNGIRALANSDYPTPHLPSIERWRKDGRKGRYEPNSDATRQEMRSMVCAQCHVEYYFKGDKKLVTYPWDKGLKVEQIETYYNEVGHTDFKNKESGAPILKAQHPEFEMWSQGIHARSGVACADCHMPYVREGAIKVSNHHVRSPLLNVAQACQSCHRIPEQEIKARALLVQDRNAALLTRGEAAVVGLLDAIALAQKAGATDDQLKTARDLHRKAQWRLDFVAAENSMGFHAPQEAARILAEAIDYARQGEIAVAKETRPAGGGAVAGALK
- the ric gene encoding iron-sulfur cluster repair di-iron protein, with the translated sequence MSTTTLSDLTPDSRIGDLVATRPGLARIFEELRIDYCCGGKQSLAAASESRGLSVTTVIALLDAAAAALASGPAEVDAAGMSLKDLADHIEHTHHAYLKEELPRLAEMAERVAYKHGHRDARLQEMATTVVSLTQEMFQHMHKEEAVLFPLVRQIEGGLRGGFASSIGDPIRCMEEEHDSAGRATERLRELTDGFTPDADACNTHRALLHGLARFEADLHRHVHKENNVMFPRALALVSA